Genomic segment of Trueperaceae bacterium:
CTGGGAACTCGCGGGCCGACCAGACTTGCCCGTAGTTGAGCGTAGGCAGATACAGGCCGTCGCAACTCGCCGCCAGGCGCTTCGCCCAGAACGACGCCATCACGTTGTCGGTTCCCATGCTCATGTGGGGACCGTGCTGCTCCGTGGAACCCAGCGGGAGGATGACGGGGCGCGTCGCGGTCAAGGCGACCTCCGCCTCCGGCCAGGTCATGGCGTCCAAGGCTCGGTTCATCCTCGCCCGCCCTTTGCCGACCGGCTCACATCGACTCCGGCCCTGCCGCGGCTCCGACCGTTCATCCCGCTACTACGGCTCCGCTGCCGCGCAGGGTGTTCACGACGCCCATGAACTCCTTGACCCTGGAAGCGTCGATCTGGTTCCACGTGACGCCGGCGCGCTTGAACGAGGAGCCGACGATCGCCCCATCGGCGTTCTCTAGCATCTGCTTGACGTTCGCTACCCTCACGCCCGTGTTGGCGAACACCGGAGTGTTCGGCAAGCCGGCCTTCGCTTCCTTGAGCCAGGCGGGCGACACCTCGGTGCCGGCGGTCTGCCCGGACACGCAGACGGCGTCGGCCAACGAGCTGAACACGCTGGTGGCGGCGATGGTCGAGAGCGAGCGGTCGCCTACGGAGACGGAGAACTCCGGCACGATGTTGAACAGCAGCCTGATGTGGTCGGCGCCGATGTTGCGCCTGAAGCGTAGAGCGGCGCCAGGATTGCCGCTCCACAAGCCCATGTCGCCCGCGTACGTGCCGGTGAAGACCTCGCGC
This window contains:
- a CDS encoding BtpA/SgcQ family protein — its product is MSWLTEVYGTEKPIVGMVHLPALPGTPLYDSSAGMSKIIDSALADLSGLASGGVDAVLFCNENDRPYQLQMGPEIVAAMTKVVAEATRDISIPFGIDFLWDPIAAIAVAHATGAGFVREVFTGTYAGDMGLWSGNPGAALRFRRNIGADHIRLLFNIVPEFSVSVGDRSLSTIAATSVFSSLADAVCVSGQTAGTEVSPAWLKEAKAGLPNTPVFANTGVRVANVKQMLENADGAIVGSSFKRAGVTWNQIDASRVKEFMGVVNTLRGSGAVVAG